The proteins below come from a single Danio aesculapii chromosome 23, fDanAes4.1, whole genome shotgun sequence genomic window:
- the tardbpa gene encoding TAR DNA binding protein, like isoform X2 has translation MTECYIRVAEDENEEPMEIPSEEDGTVLLSTVAAQFPGACGLRYRSPVSQCMRGVRLVEGVLHAPEADWGNLVYVVNYPKDNKRKMDEMDAASAVKIKRGIQKTSDLIVLGLPWKTTEQDLKDYFGTFGEVIMVQVKRDAKSGNSKGFGFVRFTDYETQIKVMSQRHMIDGRWCDCKLPNSKAGPDEPMRSRKVFVGRCTEDMTADELRQFFMQYGEVTDVFIPKPFRAFAFVTFADDQVAQSLCGEDLIIKGTSVHISNAEPKHNNSRQMMDRGRFGGYGGQGFGSSRSPNSNVNFGALNLNPAMMAAAQAALQSSWGMMGMLANQQNQTPASGTNPSGQGGSRDQTQNYNASSNNYNTGSTAALGWGAGTNSAAAGGFNSGFGSSMETKSSWGM, from the exons ATGACGGAGTGCTATATTCGTGTGGCGGAGGATGAAAACGAGGAGCCGATGGAGATTCCGTCTGAAGAGGACGGCACCGTGCTGCTCTCCACCGTCGCCGCGCAGTTTCCAGGTGCCTGCGGCCTAAGATATCGAAGCCCCGTGTCCCAGTGCATGAGAGGGGTCCGACTAGTGGAGGGGGTTCTACATGCACCAGAAGCAGACTGGGGCAATCTGGTGTACGTGGTTAATTATCCAAAAG ATAACAAGAGGAAGATGGATGAAATGGATGCCGCGTCTGCGGTGAAGATCAAGAGGGGCATCCAGAAGACATCAGATTTGATTGTGCTTGGGCTGCCATGGAAAACAACAGAGCAAGACCTTAAAGATTATTTCGGCACTTTTGGAGAGGTGATCATGGTGCAG GTGAAAAGGGATGCCAAAAGTGGAAATTCCAAAGGATTTGGTTTTGTAAGATTTACTGACtatgaaacacaaataaaagTCATGTCCCAGCGACATATGATCGATGGAAGATGGTGCGACTGCAAACTTCCCAACTCAAAG GCTGGCCCTGATGAGCCTATGAGAAGCAGGAAAGTCTTTGTGGGTCGCTGCACTGAGGACATGACAGCGGATGAGCTCAGACAGTTTTTTATGCAGTACGGTGAAGTCACAGATGTGTTCATCCCCAAACCCTTCCGCGCTTTTGCCTTCGTCACCTTTGCAGACGATCAG GTTGCCCAGTCTCTGTGCGGTGAGGACCTGATCATTAAAGGAACCAGCGTGCACATCTCCAATGCTGAGCCTAAGCACAATAATAGTAGGCAAATGATGGATCGTGGGCGTTTTGGGGGGTATGGGGGGCAGGGCTTTGGCAGTAGTCGCAGTCCAAACAGCAATGTTAATTTTGGGGCCCTAAACCTGAATCCAGCTATGATGGCAGCCGCTCAGGCAGCACTTCAGAGTAGTTGGGGCATGATGGGGATGCTTGCTAATCAGCAAAACCAGACCCCCGCCTCTGGCACCAACCCTAGTGGGCAGGGTGGTAGTAGAGATCAGACCCAGAATTACAACGCAAGCAGCAATAACTACAACACCGGCAGCACAGCTGCTCTGGGGTGGGGGGCAGGTACCAATTCGGCTGCAGCTGGTGGGTTTAATTCTGGCTTTGGATCTAGCATGGAGACAAAGTCCAGTTGGGGAATGTAG
- the tardbpa gene encoding TAR DNA binding protein, like isoform X1, which yields MTECYIRVAEDENEEPMEIPSEEDGTVLLSTVAAQFPGACGLRYRSPVSQCMRGVRLVEGVLHAPEADWGNLVYVVNYPKDNKRKMDEMDAASAVKIKRGIQKTSDLIVLGLPWKTTEQDLKDYFGTFGEVIMVQVKRDAKSGNSKGFGFVRFTDYETQIKVMSQRHMIDGRWCDCKLPNSKYFLEQAGPDEPMRSRKVFVGRCTEDMTADELRQFFMQYGEVTDVFIPKPFRAFAFVTFADDQVAQSLCGEDLIIKGTSVHISNAEPKHNNSRQMMDRGRFGGYGGQGFGSSRSPNSNVNFGALNLNPAMMAAAQAALQSSWGMMGMLANQQNQTPASGTNPSGQGGSRDQTQNYNASSNNYNTGSTAALGWGAGTNSAAAGGFNSGFGSSMETKSSWGM from the exons ATGACGGAGTGCTATATTCGTGTGGCGGAGGATGAAAACGAGGAGCCGATGGAGATTCCGTCTGAAGAGGACGGCACCGTGCTGCTCTCCACCGTCGCCGCGCAGTTTCCAGGTGCCTGCGGCCTAAGATATCGAAGCCCCGTGTCCCAGTGCATGAGAGGGGTCCGACTAGTGGAGGGGGTTCTACATGCACCAGAAGCAGACTGGGGCAATCTGGTGTACGTGGTTAATTATCCAAAAG ATAACAAGAGGAAGATGGATGAAATGGATGCCGCGTCTGCGGTGAAGATCAAGAGGGGCATCCAGAAGACATCAGATTTGATTGTGCTTGGGCTGCCATGGAAAACAACAGAGCAAGACCTTAAAGATTATTTCGGCACTTTTGGAGAGGTGATCATGGTGCAG GTGAAAAGGGATGCCAAAAGTGGAAATTCCAAAGGATTTGGTTTTGTAAGATTTACTGACtatgaaacacaaataaaagTCATGTCCCAGCGACATATGATCGATGGAAGATGGTGCGACTGCAAACTTCCCAACTCAAAG TATTTCCTGGAACAGGCTGGCCCTGATGAGCCTATGAGAAGCAGGAAAGTCTTTGTGGGTCGCTGCACTGAGGACATGACAGCGGATGAGCTCAGACAGTTTTTTATGCAGTACGGTGAAGTCACAGATGTGTTCATCCCCAAACCCTTCCGCGCTTTTGCCTTCGTCACCTTTGCAGACGATCAG GTTGCCCAGTCTCTGTGCGGTGAGGACCTGATCATTAAAGGAACCAGCGTGCACATCTCCAATGCTGAGCCTAAGCACAATAATAGTAGGCAAATGATGGATCGTGGGCGTTTTGGGGGGTATGGGGGGCAGGGCTTTGGCAGTAGTCGCAGTCCAAACAGCAATGTTAATTTTGGGGCCCTAAACCTGAATCCAGCTATGATGGCAGCCGCTCAGGCAGCACTTCAGAGTAGTTGGGGCATGATGGGGATGCTTGCTAATCAGCAAAACCAGACCCCCGCCTCTGGCACCAACCCTAGTGGGCAGGGTGGTAGTAGAGATCAGACCCAGAATTACAACGCAAGCAGCAATAACTACAACACCGGCAGCACAGCTGCTCTGGGGTGGGGGGCAGGTACCAATTCGGCTGCAGCTGGTGGGTTTAATTCTGGCTTTGGATCTAGCATGGAGACAAAGTCCAGTTGGGGAATGTAG